From one Leptospira mayottensis 200901116 genomic stretch:
- a CDS encoding SpvB/TcaC N-terminal domain-containing protein: protein MSEKEPNRNTKKKQNAQIRETSPQKKWGGFSFDSFEIFWEPGRTHTFKYINILLFSCILFVTTTCGILPGKKGKSNNWWWALLGIPNGTSFPSSGSGVGGGPGSGNGSPGSAPAPEGSDLFSISTNYAQAIDAPETKAEAIVGAAFVAPPEVNHFGGISLTYPIHTPPGRAGVEPKLSLTYSSTGGDGWLGIGWSLGLGSITRTPEYGALYYDTRDSFTWNGQRLVKVSGNTTNENGVYRPEITSDDLVVLKLSQIESGGIWEILDSSGTKTFYGESFESRIFDPNLSSQTYSWYLTRTEDKNGNYLQANYDNSEYSKNRNLFLKEIRYTGNSKSGVPARQYVKFFTKQREDFYVSTSPGFLMRMDRILERIEIGWDNGGKLWDYTPIYETSSDSGRPRIKTIQSSKHTTKPEFEYQTSSRYLIWQNIVNQTSSEIEEDPNSTQYFEGDFNGDGISDLLFFNPKSGNWKAAEGRKEGGYNFKLYANRYQGYTNEEKIKFFKGNVSGDYNGDGRSDIAFYLPETRDFIVAEHDGRVFQFKSYGRLMSSVPDIFRMEWFPGDYDGNGLSDSVLFDEPSGQWTLMLNKGGSFEFLRFSKKFQNVFRNDYTPDGNLDSISTNDSSKPGKDHDKVNFLVGDYNGDGRTDISLYDSRSGKWFVGENYRNENKSDPVYFKLQWKLYKVFTAPEQSLFGHDRFSGDFNGDGFSDFLIFDRSNGEWTLGETGDRTINFKIWSRTPQFKTVTRWIQGDFNGDGRSDIGFYSSSDSKFWIGEATQNGFRFKIYNDLSYGPDQDRILKTPLPKDEVKIESGRTSFAVSSNTKTVLLNYKYDGNLNSGKGELVFPGCFTTDDCSNSPELLIFNRKDNVWNLKQGNSFVPRVNTSLNPEGTGITTFFGGKPDRYTNNLKDEVLFYKKQGTTNQFFVLKHTNGNAFDISNLASFSDTDVSKFDPNNSGTVIDYFENNTSQSVLILDDQTASGTARFVLSGLGGTKFLTPNGDLTTTDLNDLFQAGTNENRQRRKEFSFFSGKFTTTQAQLVIVDRRSTVHKWYLGTISSNQIQFKKLTGDIQLPITTSEYNAASPAGIVYALTSDGSIVFGKNLDNGTSFTKVKINTTSVSRTLYNAGTISFSDRFDNYGNPILISGGEDKLYDLAQSRIVSLPNNVVVKNLERPDLIAQVYVFRWIQGDYNGDGLTDIGIFHLKEPTWYFALSTGSVPDIIEGVKNGIGGIYEFEYTNSTKFDNTGDDDIPDLPTSYRVCTQVKLNDGFSNLITKNYEYKNGFAFSAFLNGKKETDYFGFSEFTVQEAYGERTTHKYHTTPYSDFLMNRALGGAEKEIRIIGNDNNDYGIIQTTHDVKQITNTPGITSYLPVTTKIEKFLSGQKTSTQTSDIVFSGAKISRKTDSVTDHFSDSVHGVTTTTSVTDFETDDTTNQRRATRSVTFSGSSHEITSLLSYDSRGNLTKRVSSYTGSGLSPVGSQTTEYETDNHGNQTLEKDTSSSPARGSSYVYDNELNQFVTQETKFGGSISFTTTHQIHYGSAFGVPTLTTDPNGNQTFFEYDDFGRLVRTSSDTDDGTTTTANYSYDASFPLSAKTTFPTGNGDPDFVSRTYSDGMGRNIYTVKSASNGNFAITGRLVYDGTGKVVRKGQSSWATSGEIDRFVLHLEERNPTSFEYDPIGRVKKTTLPLAQGETSPVVVTTTYNSAFETTETHSSGTSKRIAKNAKGEVLYVEDFSTDGTAAKIGFCYDIAGNRIKKSDLNDASLMSCPNPSGGIPTKDVSGKNQAYWSYDAFGKLHAESDPDLGVSSYNYNAFGDLTSSTNAKGVTTNLSYDPIGRILTKNIPEGNIGYTYDSYPGSENSVGRLVRIEDSNQNKTFSYDKLGRVKKEIRTILATSAGNPLPTETQGPYITETKYDLLGRVTRIDYPEHPISHGRMRACYEYGSAGYISGISVQVNTNGIFPGYCNKDIVENISYNEFGQTSSLTLGNGITTTYGYDVKGRMVRINSSGDVGGNAKVLQDAVYSFNPNNNITNVVNNSSDFNTQFVYNYDGLGRLISANGIYLGIADGNLSRKFQQSFEYAKNGNLISKRIHEPASNNVSDEWSYQYTNHQVTNIDSTKTGNDTFTLQYDANGNLTRQRDNSKDLTKRISIDSQDRITQIQDGNNAVLGSYWYDESGFRIRKSSLEPKNNVFSNVEILYPSKFFGLEFIESENVISSVNNVYLNGVRIAALNEAGALAYYLTDQVDSVSHVLDDDGNTLSQIQYQPYGETFIQRGDLNFSPKFNSQELDRESGFYFFNARYYDPGIARFTSADTIVDGEFDTQGWNRFSYVKGNPIGAKDPTGHEANAGIGIMMNSQCKGNASCNSAGLNAVSEGAKKAVVGTAVVGATAATGYAAAAEVGSAALPSAIYLSSRLGSSNITNSLLNRLPQSQNAVANSVNATKEASKYGKIVPTSDLATIKEKGLPKQGWPTIAKLDDLKKVNLNNPKEIVSTLYNKQLQADPKYTERFKGGATLLELTIPKNTTINAAGITNKGPNGIPQYRVNGEIPYKNINYDGKTK, encoded by the coding sequence ATGAGCGAAAAAGAACCAAACAGAAACACAAAGAAAAAACAGAATGCGCAGATAAGAGAAACTTCGCCGCAAAAGAAATGGGGAGGATTCTCTTTTGATTCTTTTGAAATATTCTGGGAACCTGGTCGCACTCATACATTCAAATATATAAATATACTACTCTTCTCCTGTATTTTATTCGTAACAACAACGTGTGGAATTTTGCCCGGAAAAAAAGGAAAGTCCAACAATTGGTGGTGGGCTTTACTCGGAATACCAAACGGAACGAGTTTTCCATCCTCTGGAAGTGGGGTAGGCGGTGGTCCCGGTTCCGGGAACGGATCACCCGGAAGCGCACCGGCGCCGGAAGGAAGTGACCTTTTTTCTATCTCCACTAACTACGCGCAAGCGATCGACGCACCCGAAACAAAAGCGGAAGCGATTGTGGGAGCTGCCTTTGTAGCACCTCCCGAAGTGAACCACTTCGGAGGAATCAGTCTAACGTATCCCATACATACACCTCCTGGACGTGCGGGAGTAGAACCCAAGCTAAGTCTAACGTATTCCTCCACGGGAGGAGACGGATGGTTAGGAATTGGATGGAGCCTGGGACTTGGATCCATTACAAGAACACCGGAATACGGAGCCCTTTACTACGATACAAGAGACAGTTTTACCTGGAACGGACAAAGGCTCGTAAAAGTAAGCGGAAATACAACAAACGAAAACGGAGTCTATCGCCCTGAAATTACAAGTGATGATTTAGTCGTATTAAAACTTTCTCAAATAGAGAGTGGTGGGATTTGGGAAATACTCGATTCATCCGGAACGAAAACCTTCTACGGTGAAAGTTTCGAAAGCAGAATTTTTGACCCGAACCTCTCCAGCCAAACGTATAGCTGGTATTTGACAAGGACCGAAGACAAAAACGGAAACTATCTCCAAGCGAATTATGACAATTCGGAATATTCAAAAAACAGAAATCTTTTTCTAAAAGAAATCAGATATACCGGGAACTCTAAGAGTGGTGTGCCCGCACGCCAATACGTAAAGTTTTTCACAAAACAAAGAGAGGATTTTTACGTTTCCACTTCTCCCGGATTTCTCATGAGGATGGACAGGATTCTGGAAAGAATCGAAATCGGCTGGGACAACGGAGGGAAACTCTGGGACTACACTCCCATATATGAAACTTCTTCCGACTCAGGAAGACCTAGAATCAAAACCATACAATCGAGTAAACACACGACAAAGCCGGAGTTTGAATACCAAACATCCAGTCGTTACTTGATCTGGCAGAATATAGTCAATCAAACGTCATCCGAAATCGAAGAAGATCCGAACTCCACACAATACTTCGAAGGAGATTTTAACGGAGACGGGATCAGTGATTTGCTCTTTTTTAATCCGAAGTCAGGAAATTGGAAAGCGGCGGAAGGAAGAAAGGAAGGAGGCTACAACTTCAAACTGTATGCAAACCGGTATCAAGGATATACAAACGAGGAAAAGATAAAATTCTTCAAAGGGAATGTAAGCGGAGATTACAACGGAGACGGAAGAAGCGACATCGCATTCTACTTGCCGGAAACCAGAGATTTCATCGTAGCGGAACACGACGGAAGAGTATTTCAATTTAAATCGTATGGAAGACTGATGAGTTCCGTTCCGGACATTTTCAGAATGGAATGGTTTCCAGGAGATTATGACGGAAACGGACTGAGTGACTCCGTTCTTTTTGACGAACCTAGCGGTCAGTGGACTTTGATGCTCAACAAAGGAGGAAGTTTTGAATTTTTAAGGTTTAGTAAGAAGTTTCAAAACGTATTCAGAAACGATTATACACCGGATGGAAACTTAGACAGCATTAGCACAAACGATTCTTCTAAACCTGGAAAGGATCACGACAAAGTAAACTTTCTCGTAGGTGATTACAACGGAGATGGAAGAACAGATATTTCTCTCTACGATTCAAGATCTGGGAAGTGGTTTGTAGGTGAGAATTATCGTAACGAAAACAAATCCGATCCGGTTTATTTTAAACTTCAGTGGAAGCTCTACAAAGTGTTTACAGCCCCCGAACAGTCGTTATTCGGACACGACCGTTTTAGTGGGGACTTTAATGGAGACGGTTTTTCGGACTTTCTCATATTCGATCGAAGTAATGGAGAATGGACGTTAGGTGAAACGGGTGACAGAACGATCAATTTCAAGATTTGGTCGAGAACTCCTCAGTTCAAAACCGTAACTCGTTGGATCCAAGGGGATTTTAACGGAGATGGAAGATCCGATATTGGATTTTACTCCTCAAGCGACAGCAAGTTTTGGATCGGAGAAGCGACACAGAACGGGTTTAGATTCAAGATATATAACGATCTAAGCTATGGACCCGATCAGGACAGAATCCTAAAAACTCCTCTTCCTAAGGACGAGGTAAAAATAGAATCGGGTAGAACTAGTTTTGCAGTATCGAGCAACACTAAGACAGTTCTGCTGAATTACAAATATGACGGAAATCTAAACTCTGGAAAAGGAGAACTTGTATTTCCGGGATGCTTTACCACAGATGATTGTTCTAATTCTCCCGAGCTTTTGATCTTTAATCGTAAAGATAACGTATGGAATTTGAAACAAGGAAACTCGTTTGTACCGAGGGTCAATACATCTTTGAATCCGGAAGGAACAGGAATTACGACCTTCTTCGGTGGAAAACCAGACCGCTATACGAACAATTTAAAAGACGAGGTTCTCTTTTACAAAAAACAGGGAACTACAAATCAGTTTTTTGTGTTAAAGCACACGAACGGAAATGCATTCGACATTTCTAATTTAGCTTCCTTTAGCGATACGGACGTTTCTAAGTTTGATCCGAATAACAGCGGAACCGTGATAGACTATTTTGAGAACAATACTTCCCAGTCGGTTCTCATCTTGGATGATCAGACTGCAAGTGGAACTGCAAGGTTTGTACTTTCCGGTCTAGGTGGCACTAAGTTTTTAACTCCGAATGGAGATTTAACTACTACCGACTTAAACGACCTCTTCCAAGCTGGAACAAACGAGAATAGACAACGTAGAAAAGAATTCAGTTTCTTTTCAGGTAAGTTTACAACCACACAAGCTCAGCTTGTGATCGTAGATCGAAGAAGCACGGTTCACAAATGGTATTTGGGAACGATTTCTTCCAATCAGATTCAGTTCAAGAAACTGACCGGAGACATACAACTTCCTATCACAACTTCGGAATACAACGCAGCAAGCCCCGCGGGAATTGTATATGCGCTCACTTCCGACGGCTCGATCGTGTTTGGGAAAAACTTAGACAACGGGACTTCGTTTACCAAAGTTAAAATTAATACGACTTCCGTTTCCAGAACCCTCTACAATGCGGGAACGATATCGTTTAGCGATCGTTTCGACAATTACGGAAATCCGATTCTCATCTCAGGCGGGGAAGACAAGCTGTATGACTTAGCACAGAGTAGAATTGTATCTCTTCCTAACAATGTTGTTGTGAAGAATTTAGAGAGGCCTGATCTGATCGCGCAAGTCTATGTTTTCCGTTGGATCCAAGGAGATTACAACGGGGATGGACTTACAGACATTGGAATCTTTCATTTGAAAGAACCGACTTGGTATTTTGCACTTTCTACCGGAAGTGTTCCAGACATCATCGAAGGGGTGAAAAACGGAATCGGAGGCATTTATGAATTTGAATATACCAATTCCACGAAGTTTGACAATACGGGGGACGATGATATTCCGGATTTGCCAACGAGTTACAGAGTTTGCACCCAAGTTAAGTTAAACGACGGATTTTCAAATCTCATCACAAAGAATTACGAATACAAGAATGGATTTGCGTTCTCTGCATTTTTAAACGGAAAAAAAGAAACGGATTACTTTGGGTTTTCTGAGTTTACCGTTCAAGAAGCATATGGAGAAAGAACAACTCACAAATACCATACGACTCCGTATTCTGACTTTCTAATGAACCGAGCACTTGGTGGGGCGGAGAAAGAAATTCGTATCATCGGAAACGACAACAATGACTATGGTATCATTCAAACAACGCATGATGTAAAACAGATTACGAATACACCGGGAATCACAAGTTACCTTCCTGTTACGACTAAGATTGAGAAGTTTTTGAGTGGCCAAAAAACTTCCACACAAACCTCCGACATCGTTTTTAGTGGAGCCAAGATCAGTCGGAAAACCGACAGTGTTACCGATCATTTTAGTGATTCCGTGCACGGTGTTACGACCACAACGAGCGTTACTGATTTTGAAACGGATGATACGACCAATCAAAGAAGAGCAACGCGGAGTGTTACATTCAGTGGGAGTTCCCATGAGATTACTTCGCTCTTGAGTTACGACAGTCGTGGAAATCTGACAAAACGTGTGAGTTCCTACACGGGAAGTGGACTCAGTCCTGTGGGATCTCAAACAACCGAGTATGAAACCGACAATCACGGGAACCAAACGCTAGAAAAGGATACGAGTTCCAGTCCTGCGCGTGGGAGTTCCTACGTTTATGACAACGAACTGAATCAATTTGTAACGCAGGAAACAAAATTCGGTGGAAGTATTTCTTTTACGACGACACATCAGATCCATTACGGATCTGCGTTTGGAGTCCCGACTTTAACTACGGATCCGAACGGAAATCAAACGTTTTTTGAATATGATGATTTTGGAAGGCTGGTTCGAACGAGTTCCGACACGGATGATGGAACTACTACAACTGCAAATTATTCTTACGACGCTTCTTTTCCTTTGAGTGCAAAAACAACTTTCCCGACAGGCAACGGAGATCCTGACTTTGTATCTCGCACCTATTCCGACGGAATGGGTCGTAACATCTATACGGTCAAATCTGCGTCTAACGGTAATTTTGCGATCACGGGAAGACTTGTGTATGACGGGACTGGAAAGGTAGTCCGTAAAGGTCAGTCGAGTTGGGCAACGTCGGGAGAAATCGACCGATTTGTTTTACACTTAGAAGAAAGAAATCCAACCAGTTTTGAGTATGACCCGATTGGTCGGGTGAAAAAAACAACGTTGCCGCTTGCCCAAGGGGAAACTTCTCCTGTGGTCGTAACAACGACCTACAACTCTGCATTTGAAACTACGGAGACTCACAGTTCTGGTACAAGCAAACGAATTGCAAAGAACGCAAAAGGAGAAGTCTTGTATGTAGAAGATTTTTCTACCGACGGGACTGCAGCCAAGATTGGTTTTTGTTACGACATTGCGGGAAACAGAATCAAGAAAAGTGACTTAAACGACGCAAGTTTGATGAGTTGCCCCAATCCAAGTGGAGGAATTCCCACAAAAGACGTCAGTGGCAAGAACCAAGCCTATTGGAGTTACGATGCATTCGGGAAATTGCATGCCGAAAGTGATCCTGACTTGGGTGTGAGCTCCTACAATTACAACGCATTTGGAGATCTGACATCGAGCACGAATGCAAAAGGTGTTACGACCAATTTGTCGTATGATCCGATCGGAAGAATCCTGACTAAAAATATCCCAGAAGGGAACATTGGATATACGTATGATTCGTATCCAGGTAGTGAGAATTCTGTCGGAAGACTGGTACGTATAGAAGACTCCAATCAAAACAAAACCTTTAGTTATGACAAACTAGGAAGAGTCAAAAAAGAAATTCGCACAATTCTGGCAACTTCCGCAGGAAACCCTCTCCCGACAGAAACACAGGGTCCATACATTACAGAAACTAAATACGATCTACTCGGTCGTGTGACTCGGATCGATTATCCGGAACATCCGATCAGTCACGGACGGATGCGTGCTTGTTACGAATACGGTTCTGCGGGTTACATCTCTGGAATTTCTGTTCAAGTAAACACGAACGGAATTTTTCCGGGATATTGCAACAAAGACATCGTTGAAAATATCAGTTACAACGAGTTTGGTCAGACTTCAAGTTTAACCCTTGGAAACGGGATCACCACGACCTACGGATATGACGTCAAAGGTAGAATGGTTCGCATTAATTCTTCCGGGGATGTGGGGGGTAATGCGAAAGTCTTGCAAGACGCTGTCTATTCTTTTAATCCGAACAACAACATTACAAACGTTGTTAATAATTCTTCAGATTTTAACACTCAGTTTGTCTACAACTACGACGGTTTGGGTCGTCTTATATCGGCTAACGGTATTTATTTAGGAATTGCGGATGGGAATCTTTCCAGAAAGTTTCAGCAGTCTTTTGAATATGCAAAGAATGGAAACTTGATTTCTAAAAGAATTCATGAACCTGCGAGTAACAACGTCTCCGACGAGTGGAGTTACCAATACACAAATCACCAAGTAACAAATATCGATTCTACAAAAACAGGAAACGATACGTTTACCCTTCAATATGATGCAAATGGAAATCTCACAAGACAAAGAGACAATTCGAAAGATCTCACCAAACGGATCAGCATCGACTCTCAAGATCGTATTACTCAGATTCAGGATGGCAACAATGCGGTCCTCGGTAGTTATTGGTATGACGAGAGTGGTTTTCGGATTCGAAAGTCTTCTTTAGAACCGAAGAACAATGTTTTTTCTAACGTTGAGATTTTGTATCCGAGTAAGTTCTTTGGTTTGGAGTTCATTGAATCCGAAAATGTGATTTCAAGTGTGAACAACGTTTATCTGAATGGGGTTCGTATTGCTGCGTTAAATGAGGCGGGTGCTCTTGCGTATTATTTAACCGATCAAGTGGATTCCGTCTCTCACGTGTTAGACGACGATGGAAATACTCTTTCTCAAATCCAATACCAACCTTACGGTGAGACCTTTATTCAACGGGGGGATTTGAACTTTTCTCCTAAGTTCAATTCGCAGGAGCTTGATCGCGAGTCTGGGTTTTACTTTTTCAATGCGAGGTATTATGATCCTGGGATTGCTCGATTTACAAGTGCGGATACGATCGTTGACGGTGAGTTTGATACGCAAGGTTGGAACCGCTTCTCGTATGTGAAGGGAAATCCCATTGGGGCTAAAGATCCGACGGGACATGAAGCGAATGCTGGTATTGGGATTATGATGAATTCCCAATGTAAAGGCAATGCAAGTTGTAACTCCGCTGGTTTGAATGCTGTTTCAGAAGGTGCTAAAAAAGCTGTCGTTGGCACCGCTGTTGTCGGCGCTACTGCTGCAACTGGTTATGCTGCTGCGGCTGAAGTTGGTTCCGCTGCTCTGCCATCTGCTATTTATTTAAGTAGTAGACTAGGTAGTTCTAATATTACAAATTCTTTATTAAATAGGCTCCCTCAATCCCAAAATGCAGTTGCAAATTCTGTAAATGCTACGAAAGAAGCGTCTAAATATGGTAAGATTGTTCCGACGAGTGACTTGGCTACGATAAAAGAGAAGGGTCTTCCTAAACAGGGATGGCCAACCATAGCAAAGTTAGATGATTTAAAGAAAGTGAATTTAAATAACCCAAAGGAAATTGTTTCTACTTTGTATAACAAACAGCTTCAAGCAGATCCGAAATATACTGAACGATTTAAAGGTGGGGCTACCTTATTGGAATTAACAATTCCTAAAAACACAACTATAAATGCAGCTGGTATAACTAACAAAGGTCCGAATGGTATTCCTCAGTATCGAGTTAACGGGGAAATTCCTTATAAAAATATAAATTACGACGGGAAAACGAAATGA
- a CDS encoding RHS repeat domain-containing protein: protein MGLKIILCITFFSYNLLTGAESPVSEKREQQYKVEYAENLNKKEVFLRKPPFCPQSLNVDTDVGTTTTANYSYDVSFPLSAKTTFPTGNGDPDFVSRTYSDGMGRNIYTVKSTSNGNFAITGRLVYDGTGKVVRKGQSSWATSGEIDRFVLHLEERNPTSFEYDPIGRVKKTTLPLAQGETSPVVVTTTYNSAFETTETHSSGTSKRIAKNASGEVLYVEDFSTDGTAAKIGFCYDIAGNRIKKSDLNDASLMSCPNPTAGVPTKDVSGKNQAYWSYDAFGKLHAESDPDLGVSSYNYNAFGDLTSSTNAKGVTTNLSYDGVGRILTKNIPEGNIGYTYDSYPGSENSVGRLVRIEDSNQNKTFSYDKLGRVKKEIRTILATSAGNPLPTETQGPYITETKYDLLGRVTRIDYPEHPISHGRMRACYEYGSAGYISGISVQVNTNGILPGYCNKDIVENISYNEFGQTSSLTLGNGITTSYSYDVKGRMVRIHSSGDVGGNAKVLQDAVYSFNPNNNITNVVNNSTDFNTQFVYSYDGLGRLTSANGSYLGIADGNLSRKFQQSFEYAKNGNLVSKRIHDPASSNVSDEWSYVYSNHQVTNIDSTKTGNDTFTLQYDANGNLTRQRDNIKDLTKRIQVDSQDRITQIQDGNNAILGSYWYDEGGFRIRKSSLEPKNNVFSNVEILYPSKFFGLEFIESENILTSVNNVYLNGVRIAALNEAGALAYYLTDQVDSVSHVLDDEGNTLSLMQYLPYGETFVQRGDLNFSPKFNSQELDRESGFYFFNARYYDPGIARFTSADTLIPDEYNSQAWNRFAYVYNNPIGAKDPTGHAPQDENAGFKDASKNIAKSAIDSVKSALSAPTPVDAAVNSAVATVKGAKELYDNRKEVYASAKDFAGKLTSKDDKVRDYAVGQAKAYTMSAVLGGAATRALGTRLPKPNVPSSTGASSATNSVKLSKSLASEAQMTGKGDAIIKSDKLERAGNLAKQYGGESRDWAKMSSKSYTAKDGTKFETHWYENASTGQRVEPKTKLFKDTSIK, encoded by the coding sequence TTGGGACTGAAGATAATACTTTGTATCACGTTTTTTTCATACAATTTATTGACTGGAGCGGAGAGCCCGGTTTCGGAGAAACGAGAACAGCAATACAAAGTTGAATATGCAGAAAACTTAAATAAAAAAGAAGTGTTTCTCCGAAAGCCGCCCTTCTGTCCTCAGTCCTTGAATGTCGACACGGATGTAGGAACTACTACAACTGCAAACTATTCTTACGATGTTTCTTTTCCTTTGAGTGCAAAGACAACTTTCCCGACAGGCAACGGAGATCCTGACTTTGTATCTCGCACCTATTCCGACGGAATGGGTCGTAACATCTATACAGTCAAATCTACGTCTAACGGTAATTTTGCGATCACGGGAAGACTTGTGTATGACGGGACTGGAAAGGTAGTCCGTAAAGGTCAGTCGAGTTGGGCAACGTCGGGAGAAATCGACCGATTTGTTTTACACTTAGAAGAAAGAAATCCAACCAGTTTTGAGTATGACCCGATTGGTCGGGTGAAAAAAACAACGTTGCCGCTTGCCCAAGGGGAAACTTCTCCTGTGGTCGTAACAACGACCTACAACTCTGCATTTGAAACTACGGAGACTCACAGTTCTGGTACAAGCAAACGAATTGCAAAGAATGCGAGTGGAGAAGTCTTGTATGTAGAAGATTTTTCTACCGACGGGACTGCAGCCAAGATTGGTTTTTGTTACGACATTGCGGGAAACAGAATCAAGAAAAGTGACTTAAACGACGCAAGTTTGATGAGTTGCCCCAATCCAACTGCGGGAGTTCCCACAAAAGACGTCAGTGGCAAGAACCAAGCCTATTGGAGTTACGATGCATTCGGGAAATTGCATGCCGAAAGTGATCCTGACTTGGGTGTGAGCTCCTACAATTACAACGCATTTGGAGATCTGACATCGAGCACGAATGCAAAAGGTGTTACGACCAATTTGTCGTATGACGGTGTGGGAAGAATCCTGACTAAAAATATCCCAGAAGGGAACATTGGATATACGTATGATTCGTATCCAGGTAGTGAGAATTCTGTCGGAAGACTGGTACGAATCGAAGATTCCAACCAAAACAAAACCTTTAGTTATGACAAACTAGGAAGAGTCAAAAAAGAAATTCGCACAATTCTGGCAACTTCCGCAGGAAACCCTCTCCCGACAGAAACACAGGGTCCATACATTACAGAAACTAAATACGATCTACTCGGTCGTGTGACTCGGATCGACTATCCGGAACATCCGATCAGTCATGGACGGATGCGTGCTTGTTATGAATATGGTTCTGCGGGTTACATTTCAGGGATTTCTGTTCAAGTAAACACGAACGGAATTTTACCGGGATATTGCAACAAGGACATCGTTGAAAATATCAGTTACAACGAGTTTGGTCAGACTTCAAGTTTAACCCTTGGAAACGGGATTACAACCAGTTACAGCTATGACGTCAAGGGTAGAATGGTTCGCATTCATTCCTCTGGGGATGTGGGTGGTAATGCGAAAGTCTTGCAAGACGCTGTGTATTCCTTCAATCCGAACAACAACATTACGAATGTTGTTAATAATTCTACGGATTTTAACACTCAGTTTGTCTACAGCTACGACGGTTTGGGTCGTCTTACATCTGCTAACGGTAGTTATTTAGGAATTGCAGATGGGAATCTTTCCAGAAAGTTTCAGCAGTCTTTTGAATATGCAAAGAACGGGAACTTGGTTTCTAAAAGAATTCATGATCCTGCGAGTAGCAACGTCTCCGACGAGTGGAGTTATGTTTATTCCAATCACCAAGTAACAAATATCGATTCTACAAAAACAGGAAACGATACGTTTACCCTTCAATATGATGCAAACGGGAACTTAACAAGACAAAGAGACAATATTAAGGATTTAACGAAACGGATTCAAGTTGATTCCCAAGACAGGATTACTCAGATCCAAGACGGAAACAATGCGATCCTCGGTAGTTACTGGTATGATGAAGGTGGGTTTCGGATCCGGAAGTCTTCTTTAGAACCGAAGAACAATGTTTTTTCTAACGTTGAGATCTTGTATCCGAGTAAGTTCTTTGGTCTGGAGTTTATCGAGTCTGAAAATATACTCACTTCGGTGAACAATGTTTATCTCAATGGTGTTCGTATTGCTGCGTTAAATGAGGCGGGTGCCCTTGCGTATTATTTAACTGATCAAGTGGATTCCGTCTCTCACGTGTTAGACGATGAGGGAAATACTCTTTCTTTGATGCAGTATCTTCCTTATGGGGAAACCTTTGTGCAACGGGGGGATTTGAACTTTTCTCCTAAGTTCAATTCGCAAGAGCTTGATCGCGAGTCTGGGTTTTACTTTTTCAATGCGAGGTATTATGATCCTGGGATTGCACGATTTACAAGTGCCGATACTTTAATTCCGGATGAATACAATTCGCAAGCTTGGAATCGTTTTGCTTATGTTTATAACAACCCGATTGGTGCTAAGGACCCCACTGGCCATGCTCCTCAAGACGAGAATGCTGGTTTTAAAGACGCTTCGAAAAATATTGCAAAGAGTGCGATAGATTCTGTTAAGTCTGCTCTTTCTGCTCCGACTCCTGTTGATGCTGCTGTCAATTCTGCTGTTGCTACGGTTAAAGGGGCAAAAGAACTTTATGATAACCGAAAGGAAGTTTACGCAAGTGCTAAAGATTTTGCTGGTAAATTAACGAGCAAAGACGACAAAGTCCGTGATTACGCCGTTGGGCAAGCTAAAGCTTACACTATGAGCGCGGTTCTTGGCGGTGCTGCGACAAGAGCGCTTGGCACTAGGTTGCCTAAGCCAAATGTGCCGAGTTCAACGGGGGCGAGTTCTGCGACTAATTCGGTTAAACTGAGTAAGAGTTTAGCAAGTGAAGCTCAGATGACTGGTAAAGGAGACGCTATTATAAAATCTGATAA